Part of the Brevibacillus brevis genome is shown below.
ACACTTGGGAAAGAGGGTATACTACCCAAAGGCAGCTTTTGAACAAGGAGTGAGAGATGATGGATTTGACAGTGACGACTGCAGCGGTTGACTGGTTTCGTCAGGAATGGGGGTGCGAAGCCGGAGACAGCATTCGCTTCTTTGTTCGATACGGCGGAGTGAGCACCGTTCAGGACTCGTTTTCGATGGGGATCGCCAAGGAACAGCCGAACGAAGTGGGCATTTCCACAGAGGTGAACGGCATCACGTTTTACATGGAAAAGGATGAGCTGTGGTACATGAACGGAAAAGGGCTGACGGTCGACTATTTGCCGGCGACGGACGAAGTAGACTTTCGGCTGACGTAATACAGAC
Proteins encoded:
- a CDS encoding HesB/YadR/YfhF family protein, with the protein product MDLTVTTAAVDWFRQEWGCEAGDSIRFFVRYGGVSTVQDSFSMGIAKEQPNEVGISTEVNGITFYMEKDELWYMNGKGLTVDYLPATDEVDFRLT